The Calditrichota bacterium genome has a window encoding:
- a CDS encoding HNH endonuclease — protein sequence MARQHGTKRDGSSFGESTVTAVWDKGTVVAGRDAAEYRKDSCGAIIRRASYGTLGDFGWEIDHDKPVAKNGSDDLSNLQPLHWENNRHKSDDYPNWSCKKKS from the coding sequence ATGGCACGACAACATGGTACAAAACGTGATGGATCTTCGTTTGGCGAAAGCACCGTGACGGCGGTCTGGGACAAAGGGACTGTTGTTGCGGGCCGAGACGCAGCCGAGTACCGCAAAGACAGTTGCGGTGCCATAATTCGGAGGGCGTCATATGGAACGCTTGGTGATTTTGGATGGGAAATTGACCACGACAAACCCGTGGCAAAGAATGGGTCAGACGATCTTAGCAACCTCCAACCTTTGCATTGGGAGAATAATCGGCACAAAAGTGACGACTATCCAAATTGGTCGTGCAAGAAGAAATCGTAA